One window of Marmota flaviventris isolate mMarFla1 chromosome 5, mMarFla1.hap1, whole genome shotgun sequence genomic DNA carries:
- the LOC114082945 gene encoding olfactory receptor 2T29-like, whose product MDITTWMTNHTGWPDFMLVGLFRQSQHPALLCVVIFLVFLMALSGNAVLIILIHSSAKLHTPMYFFISQLSLMDMMSISITVPKMLLDQVLGVSTISVPECGVQMFHYLTLVGSEFFLLAAMAYDRYMAICHPLRYPVLINHRVCLLLASGCWFLGSVDGFMLTPVTMTFPFCRSLEIQHFFCEVPAVMKLSCSDTSLYETLMYLCCVLMLLIPVTVISGSYSCILLNIHRMNSAEGRRKALATCSSHMMVVTLFYGAAVYTYMLPSSYHTPQKDMVVSVFYTILTPVLNPLIYSFRNKDVTGALRKMLSVGPVFQETVK is encoded by the coding sequence ATGGACATCACCACCTGGATGACCAACCACACAGGATGGCCAGATTTCATGCTGGTGGGACTCTTCAGGCAATCCCAACACCCAGCTCTGCTTTGTGTGGTCATTTTTCTGGTTTTCCTGATGGCCTTGTCTGGAAATGCTGTCCTGATCATCCTGATACACTCCAGTGCCAaactccacacccccatgtacttcttcatcAGTCAGCTCTCCCTCATGGACATGATGTCCATCTCCATCACTGTGCCCAAGATGCTCCTGGACCAGGTGCTAGGTGTGAGTACCATTTCTGTCCCTGAATGTGGGGTACAGATGTTCCACTACTTGACACTAGTAGGTTCTGAGTTTTTCCTTCTGGcagccatggcctatgaccgctacaTGGCCATCTGCCATCCACTTCGCTATCCAGTCCTCATTAACCATAGAGTGTGTCTCCTCCTGGCAtctggctgctggttcctgggaTCAGTGGATGGCTTCATGCTGACTCCTGTCACCATGACCTTCCCATTCTGCAGATCCCTGGAGATCCagcacttcttctgtgaagttcctgCTGTGATGAAGCTCTCCTGCTCAGACACCTCGCTCTATGAGACACTCATGTACCTGTGCTGTGTCCTCATGCTCCTCATCCCTGTGACAGTCATTTCAGGCTCCTATTCCTGCATCCTCCTCAACATCCACAGGATGAACtcagcagagggcaggaggaaggccctggccacctgctcctcacacaTGATGGTGGTCACACTCTTCTATGGTGCTGCCGTCTACACCTACATGCTCCCCAGCTCCTACCACACCCCTCAGAAGGACATGGTGGTTTCTGTGTTTTACACCATTCTCACCCCTGTACTGAACCCCTTAATCTACAGTTTCAGGAACAAGGATGTCACTGGGGCTCTGAGGAAAATGTTGAGTGTGGGACCTGTCTTTCAGGAAACAGTAAAGTAG